The genomic interval TCAGGAGGAATAGTCGTTGAACCTTACCTTTCGGTCTTGGCTGCTGATTGCCCATTATCTTAACACTTAGGATTTAACCTTATGTCATCTAGTATATTTTTTCTGCTTTCGCCACTTTCACACTTGTACCATATTTTTATTTAGGTACTATGTTGTAGTTATACTAGTTTTAGGGGTTTCCAGCAATTCGAGTAGTATTGGATAGCTTTTTAAAGTTGCTACCTCTACATACATATTTCTATATATGCTGACTATACTTAATGGTCTAACTCATGACTGACACCCTACGAGTGCTAGAGTCACAAGTGTGCGACCATATTTTTAATCAAAATATGAAACTTTTCCTGCTGGAAGATTTGCCTTAAATATACTTGTATCTCCATATTTACTTATATCCATAAATGCTCCTGGACCTTTTAAAGCTCTTTTTTCATTTAACATTCCCCAACCATAAGTACTATCTGGGAACATTGTGACATTTCTTAAATTAGCTTCAGACATAGTTACTGGATCTTGACTTAATTCAGTCTTATCTGTTGTAGTAAATAAAGTTTGACGAATTTGATCAGCTGTCATCCAATCAAATTTATCATATACTAAAGCTGCTGCTCTTGTAACTCTAGGTGCTGCATAAGATGAACCTGATCCTATGCTTCCATTAGGAGGAGAGATACTTGTAATCTTAAGCACTCCATCTTCATCAGCAGAAATAGACCAGTATGCTGCTTCACTTCCAGCTTTCGATAAGTCATCTAGTACATTATATTGACTTCCTTTTTTTGCACTTACACCAACAACAGATATCCAACCTGGTTCTAATCTTTTATCAAAATATGGGAAACCTGCTTCTACTGAAGCATTTTGATTTGCTTTATTTCCAGCAGACCATATAAATAGTCCTCCTTTATTTTCTACCGCATCTCTAAAATAAGGTAGCATAAAGTTTGGTTGATCTCCTGAGTTCATTTGTTCAAAAGTTAAAGGTAAATTTCCTTCACCTCTATAAGTTCTGAATTTTGAACTATCATAAGAATCATCACTACCAAAAGATTGATTGAATATCTTTACACTTTGACTTCCAAATTTAGCCATTGCAGCATCATAGATTTCTTTTGTTGCTAAAATTCCACCTGTTCTTGTTTTAGTACTTCCATTTTCTGGATCTACATATTGATAATTCCAACCAATACTTCCTACAATAAGACCAATCTTATTATTAGCTCTATTAGTTGATCCTAAAGTTGTTGCAAGGTTATTTGGAGCATAGTCTAAATCTCCAATAACTTCTAAAACTTCTTCTCCATGTTCCATTTTAGTTGCACTTATTGGAGTTCCTGGTATTGCATCTTCTATATATGGTTGACTTGGAGATATTATTTCTATATCTGTATAGATATCTGTTAAATTTTCATTTCTTCTTGGAGTTATTGAATTACCTTTTTTATCTTCAGCAGTAGTTCTTACTGCATTTACAAAATTACTATCCAGTACTGCAACTCTTACTCCATTACCATCTACTGCACTATTGTCATTTGGAATACTTGCTCCTGAACTTCTTTGTGCAGCATAAAGATTTGTTTTTAATGCTGACATATTACTTTTGTCTAAACCTGTATCCACTGTCGGAAAAGTATCTTCTATTGTCCTTGGTGTTCCTGGATTTGTCCCTGGATTTACTGGTAGATTGCTAGCTCCACCTCCTCCTCCTCCTCCGCCACCACAGCTAACGAACAAGATAGAAGACAAAGCAATTAACATCATTTTACTTTTTAAAATTTCTTTTTTCATTTTTTAACCTCCCTCATCTTATACAAACTTTTGTGCACAACATTTTGATTCCCTCATTTAAGTTAGTTTAAATTTTAACATAAAATTAGCTTATACTCAATTTTTATTTATCTTTTTTATTATTTTTCAAACTTCTTTAAAAAATGATATAATAAAAAAATAAGGAGATGATATTATGAGAATTTTTGTATGTGATGCTTTTAGTTCTGAAATTTTTAAAGGCAATCAAGCAGGGGTTGTAATACTAGATGAGAAGGAAAACTATCCTGATGAAAACTTTATGAAAAATATTGCAGCTGAACTAAAACATTCTGAAACTGCTTTTGTAAAACAAATAGATAATAAAACATTTAAAATTAAATACTTTACTCCAACAGATGAAGTTGACTTATGTGGTCATGCTACAATTTCAGTTTTTTCTACTTTAAGAAGTCTAAAAATAATAGACCCTGGTAAATATATTGCTGAAACTTTAGCAGGAAATTTAGAAATAATAGTGGATAAGGACTTTATCTGGATGGATATGTCCCTTCCAAAAGTTGAATACATTTTTAATTCGGATGAAATTAAAGAGTTATATTCTGCTTTTAACTTAGACTTAAGTCAAGCTTCTAAAAGTTTAGTTCCTAAAATTGTAAATACAGGTTTAAGTGATATTATTATTCCTATTGAAAATAAGGAAGTTTTGGATAGTTTTATTATGAATAAGGAAAAAGTAATAGAACTTTCTAAAAAATATAATGTTGTAGGAGCTCACCTTTTCTCTTTAGATAAAGAAAAGAATTTCACTGCTTTTTGTAGAAATATTGCTCCCTTGGTTGGCATTGATGAAGAATGTGCCACAGGTACTTCAAATGGTGCCTTAACTCATTATCTAAAAGAATACAATATCATTTCTGTAAAAGATATAAATAGTTTTAGACAAGGAGAGGCTATGCAAAGAGCTTCAACTATTTTGAGTAGATATAAAGAAGATGGTGTGACTATACAAGTTGGTGGAAATGCTGTGATTTCTTTTGAATGTAAAATATACTAATAAAAATTATGGCTGTTGCAAATTATACTTCTTAATCTAAAAGTTAAAAAATAAGTAAGTTACGAATGTAGATTTTAGATAAAAAATTAAAGCAAGTGAGCCGAGCAAAAGCATGAGTGTTTGAGCAAAGCGAGTTTCATGTTTTGCAGCGAAACGTTAATTTTTTATCGTTAAGAAATCTACTCAGTAACGAACTATTTTTTACTTTTTGTAAATTTGCAACAGCCTCTAAGATTTTATTTATATTCTATTTTTATTTGTTTTCCACAAAATGCTATACCTAGATATGTTATATCTTTTACACCATTTTGTTTTAGTGATACATCATATTTTTTATTCTCTATTTGTCTTAATGCTTCTTTTGATATTTCTTCTAAATTTTCTATGCTATCTGTTGCTTTAAATTCCATTATAAAGGCTCTTTTAGTTTTATTCTTTGGCTCTATTACAAAGTCATATCTTCCTAAGCCACTTTCTATATTTGATTTTGTAATATACTCACCTTCTAAATATAGACCCATACCCATAATCAATCCATGGTAAAAAGCTTCGTTTCCTTTCTTAGTATCATTGTAGCTAACTGAAGTTAATAGTATCTCTTGTAATCTTTCTTCATATTCATCTATTCTATTTTCTGTTAAGGCTTCCATTAAATACAATAATTTACTTCCTCTACCGAAGTATTTTTCTAGAAAAGTATCTCTAAAAAGCTCCTTAATTTCCTTATTTGGTAATCTTAAAACATAATTCTTATGATCTATTTTTTCTTCTACTGTTAAATAACCACTGAATAACATCAATTCCCATAATTCATCTTCACTTAGCAATTTTGATAAGTCTGATGTCCCTGATATATTTTGTTTTAATCCTTCTCCATTAAATAATCTTTCAAGAGCTTCTATTGTGTTCTTTGTTATTTTTTTTAATACATCTTTTATCAAATCATTTCCTGATGTATCTACCCAATAAGCTCTCAATTCTTTAAATCTTAAAAAATTTAATATACTCCAAGGATTGTATACTTCACTATCTCCAAATTTATATCCATCATACCAATCTTTTACATTTGATATTTCTTGCTCTATTCCATAATATTTAAGGCTTTTTTCTACTTCTTCTTCTGTTAAACCATAGCTATCTGTGTAGACATCACTTAATATTGTATATGTACTTAAATTATTTAAATCTGAGAATATTCCAGCTTTTATCACTCTTATTATTCCAGTTAGAACTCCCATTTGTAAATAGCTATTATCTTTTAACACTGTACTATAAAAAGTTTTAAAGAAATCTTTTGCTTTTTCATAATATCCATTTATGTAGGCTGATACTAATGGGCTATCATATTCATCTATTAATACTACCACCTTTTTATTATATTTTTCATATAGTATTTTTGTTAAAAATTTTAGTGATCTTCCTAAGTTAGATAAATTAGCATTTTCATTGATTATTTTCTTAAATTTATCAGAATCAGTTTCTACTAATTCATTTATTAAGTAGTTATATTCAGAAAACAGTTCAGAAAGTATAATAGTTATTTTTTCTTCCATTTCTTCCCAAGTTGAAGCTTTTAAATCTTTTAATGATAAAAATATAACTGGGTATTGTCCTTGTTCTTTAAAGGCTTCTGTTTTTTCTATATATAAATCTTTAAATATTTTTTTATTTTCTTCTCTATTTTCTATATCAAAAAAGTACTTTAACATAGACATATTTAATGTTTTTCCAAATCTTCTAGGTCTTGCAAATAATTTTACTTCTGAGCCATCTTTTATTATTTCTTCTATAAATTTTGTTTTATCAAAATAATAAAAATCTCCTTCTATTATTTTTTTAAAGTCACTTACTCCTATTGCTAACCTTTTCATAACACCCCTCCTTTTTCAAAACTTTATATTTTATATATTATACAAAAAAAAGAGAGTCCTTGCAAATTTACAATAACTCTCTTATCTCTTAAAATTTCTATTTTTATCCTCCAAGGTATGCTTTCTTTACTCTATCATTATGTAGTAAATCTTTTGCATTTCCTTCAAGAACTATTTCTCCTGTTTCTATAACGTAAGCTCTATCTGAGATAGAAAGTGCCATTTTAGCATTTTGTTCTACCAATAGGATAGTAGTTCCCTTTTCTTTTAATTGTTTTATAACTTCAAAAATTTCTTTAACAAATAGTGGTGAAAGTCCCATTGATGGTTCATCTAAAATTAAAAGTTTAGGTCTGCTCATCAGAGCTCTTCCCATAGCAAGCATCTGTTGTTCTCCACCTGATAAAGTTCCAGCTAACTGATTTTTTCTTTCAGACATTCTAGGGAAAACTTTATAGAAGTTTGCTCTATCTTCTTCTTTCTTTTCAGCACTATCTTTTATTGTGAACTGTCCTAATTTTAAATTATCTTTAACTGCAAGTTGTGAAAAGATTCTTCTTCCTTCTGGAACTTGAGCTATACCTAATTTACAAATATTATGAGCTTTTTCTTTTAATAAATCTTTTCCTTCAAATATTATAGAACCACTTTTGGGAGTTATAAGTCCAGATATAGTCTGTAATGTAGTTGTTTTCCCTGCACCGTTAGCTCCTATAATAGATACAACTTCTCCTTCATTTATTTCTAATGAAATTCCTTTAAGAGCTTGTATATTATCATAGAAAACCTGCAAGTCTTTTACTTCTAACATTGCCATTATTCATCTTCCTCCTTACCTAAATATGCTTCTACAACTTTTGGATTATTAATAACTTCTTGTGGATCCCCACTTGCTAATATTTGTCCATAATTTAACACAACTAATCTTTCACAGATACCTAATACTAGTTTCATATCATGTTCAATTAATAAAACTGCTATTCCAAACTTATCACGAATTAATTTTATAGTATTCATTAGATCTTCTGTTTCTTTTGGATTCATCCCTGCTGCTGGTTCATCTAAAAGAAGAATTTTAGGTTCTGTTGCCATGGCTCTGGCAATTTCTAATTTTCTTTGTTCCCCATAAGGTAAATTACCTGCACGCATATTTGCATACTTATCTAGGTCAAATATTTTTAAAAGCTCCATTGCTTTTTCTTTAGCTAACTTTTCTTCTTTCCAAAAACTTGGTAAACGAAACATACCTGTGAAAATTCCATATTTCATACGGAAATTATATGCAGCAACAACATTGTCTAATACTGATAGATATTTAAATAGTCTGATATTTTGGAAAGTACGAGCCAAACCTTTTTTTACAAGAGCTGAAGTTGATGTTTTAATAACATCTTCACCATCTAAAGTATATTCTCCAGAACTAGCATTATATACTCCTGTTAAGATATTAAATACTGTTGTTTTTCCTGCTCCATTAGGTCCTATTAAACCTATTAATTCTCCAGATTTTATTTCTAAATTAAATTTATCTACTGCCTTCAATGCTCCAAAACTAATTGAAATATCTTTTGCAACTAAAAGAGGTTTTTTATTTTCCATCTTCTTCACCTCTTTTTGACTTATTAGTAAAATAAGAAATTACTTTACTAATTTGAAATTCTTTTCTACCTAGTAAACCTTCAGGTCTAAATAACATCATTATTATTAATATCAATGGATAAACTATCATTCTATATTCTGCAAAGCTTCTTAATACTTCAGGTAAAATAGTAAGAACTATAGCTGATAATATTGAACCTGTGAAACTTCCCATTCCTCCAAGTACAACCATAACAAGTATATTTATCGAATAGTTATAGTCAAATTGTTTTGCACCTAAAATTCCTAAGTTATGTGCGTAGATTCCACCTGCTATACCTGCAAATATTGCTGATAAAACAAAGGCAAAAGTTTTGTAATATGTTGTATTTATTCCTGATGCTCCACTTGCTATTTCATCTTCACGAATAGCAAGAACTGCTCTACCGTGTCTACTTGTCATAATAGAATACATAAATATAACTGAAAATATAGTTATAAAGTATATAAGTGTGAAGTTATTAACTCTAGGAATTCCTGTTAAACCTTGAGCTCCACCTGTAAATTTAAAATATTCTATTAAAACTCTTATAATTTCCCCAAAGGCTAGAGTTATGATTGCAAGATAGTCTCCTGTAAGTCTTAAAGCTGGTATACCAATGATAAAACCAATGATACCTGCTACTATTCCTCCAACTATCAGAGCTACAATATAACCTGGATAACCTGAAAGAAAACCTGACTTAGTTAAAAGTGCTGCTGTATATGCACCTATTGACATAAATCCTGCGTGTCCTAGAGTTATTTGTCCTAAACAACCAACTGTTATATTCAAACTAGCTGCTAAAATTACATTTATTAAAATTAATATTATAATTCCAATTTGATATCTACTTATGAATCCTGAATTTATTAAAGAGAAAAGAATAAAATATAGAACTAATAAAATTGCATAAGTAGCTATATAACTTAATTTTTTATTTTTATCCATTATACTTTCTCCTTTACATTTTTTCCAAGTATTCCAGTAGGTTTAAATAATAAAACTATAATTAATATTGAAAATACAAAAGCATCTGCAAGTTGTGATGATAGATATGCTCTTGTTAAACTTTCAACAATTCCTAATATGAATCCTCCTATTACAGCACCTGGTAATATTCCTATTCCTCCTAAAACTGCTGCAACGAAAGCCTTTATCCCAAGCATAGATCCCATTAAAGGTTGAATTTGTGGATAAGCTGAAACATATAGAACTGCTGCAACTGCTGCAAGTCCACTTCCTATTGCAAATGTAAGTTGTATTGTTCTATCCACATTTATTCCTACTAAAGCTGAAGCTGCATAATCTTGACTTGTTGCTATCATAGCCTTTCCATATTTAGTTTTCTTCATAAATAATTGTAAAGCTATTGATAATATTACAGTTACAACTATAGTTACAACTGCTCCAAAACTAATTTGTATACTATCTCCTAATTTTATTGAATCTTGAATAAAAATTTTAGGAAAAGATCTAGTATTTGGTGTAAATACTTTCATGAATACATTTTCTAAAAATAAACTAACTCCTATAGCTGTAATTAAGTTTGAAATTCTTGGTGAATTTCTTAGTGGTCTATATGCTATTCTCTCTGTTAGACAACCAACTATTGCACAAATAATTATTGCTGGTATAACTGAAACCCATACTGGTAAACCCATAGATGACAATGTTGGTATTGAGAATAATGAAACATATGCACCTATCATTATTATATCTCCATGTGCAAAATTTATAAGTTGTGCTATACCATATACCATTGTATATCCTAAGGATACTAGGGCATAGATACTTCCAATTTGTAAACCATTAATTATCTGAAGTAAAAACTCCATTTTATCCTCCCATTCTATTATTCATTAAAAGAGAAAACAATTTCCACTAAATTAAAGTCTTTATTTAATCCATTAACAAAGCAGAAATTGTTTTTATCCTTAAATATTTAAATTTTATTTAGACACTACAGAATCAAATGTATAATCTCCATTTACTATTTTGATTATAGTTATACTCTTAACAGGGTTATTCTTTTCATCAAAAGTTAAATGTCCTGTGATTCCATCAAATTCTAATTCTTTTATTGCTTTAGCTACTGCTTCTTTATCTGTAGTTCCTGCTTTTTCTATTGCAGCTTTTAAAATATATGCAGCATCATAACTTAAAGCAGAGAATGCAGAAGGTTCATCATTGTATTTTTCTTTATAGTTCTTTATAAAGTTTTGTACTTTTTCATTGCTATCTTTTGTTGAATAGTGATTAGCAAAGAATACATCTTCTATTGCAGCATATGATGATGGGTCAACAGTTTTTACAACTCCATCCCAACCATCTGAACCAACTATAACTGATTTTATTCCAACTTCTCTTGCTTGTATAGCTATTAAACCATCTTGTTCATAGTAATCAGGAACAAATAAAACATCTGGATTTTGTTGAGCTATTTTAGTTAATTGAGCTTTGAAATCTTTGTCCCCATCTGAATATCCTTCTCTTGCAACAATTTGAATTCCTTGAGCTTCTGCTTCTTTAGCAAATGCATTTGCTACTCCATCTGAATAGTCACTTGAGTTATTAGACATAATAGCCACTGTTTTAGCTGCTAATTTATCTTTAGTAAATTTTGCTAAAACTTCTCCTTGATAAGGATCTGTGAAACATACTCTAAATATATTTGATCCAGCTTCTGTTATATTAAGTTGAGTTCCTGTAGGAGTTATCATAGGTATACCATCTTGAGCTGCAACTTCTGCAACTGCAACACTTGGTTTAGATGTAATGTCACCAATTAAAGCTACCATTCCCCAATCTACAAGTTTGTTATATGCATTTACTGCTTCTGTAGAATCTCCTTTTTCATCTAAAAGGTTTAATTCAATTTGTTTTCCTAATATTCCACCGTTTGCATTGATTTCATCAACTGCTAATTTAAGTCCGTTAGTTGCTGATATTCCATAAATTGCAACTGAACCTGTTAATGGTCCTATAGCTCCAATTTTTATAGTTTCTGCTTCTGTTGATGCTGGTTTTTCTGCTGCTTTTTCTCCTCCACAAGCTGCTAATAAAAGCGAAGCTCCAAGTAGAGTTGTTACTAATTTTTTCTTCATTTTATTTCCTCCAAATTATTTTTTATATTTAAGCCATACTATATCAAAAAATCAGAAAAAAGTAAAGTGTTTTTTTAATATTTTTGTATCAAAAAAAAAGACAGTTTATTTAAACTGCCTTTTTATGCTTATTTTTATCTATATTATTTTAGTAAATATTTTTTTCATAATAATAAAAATGCTTGTATAATATAAAATATAAGAAAAAAAGGAGACTAAAATTTTAGTCTCCTTTCAAGTTTTATAGATTTTATTAGAATATAACTCTAAGTCCTACTCCACCTCTTATGTTATGTCCTTTTGTATCGTAACCAATATTTCCAGTTAATCCAATTCTTTGGTTATCTACACCGATATTAAGATCTGTTTTAACATTTCCTCTTCTATCTTCTTTTTCACCTCTGATATTGAACCAATCTGCTGTTGTATAAGCTACTCTAGCTTTGTTCTTACCATTAGCTACTCTTCCTAATTCATTTTCATAAGCTACTGATACTCCAACTCTTAATGTCTTTCTTCCAAAGTATTGTTTGAATCCTAATTCAGCACCAATTTCTGGTCTTATTGAGAAGTAATCTTTAGATTTAACATCTAATCTGATTTCTCCTGATCTTTCTTTTATTTTACTGAATCTTCCATATTCTAAACCTAGAGCTGCATATGGTCTTAAGTTGAATGATTCACTTAGTCTAAAGTCTTTACTGATTTCATTCTTTATTCCTATTCCATATGTACGGTATCTTCCTTTTGCATGGAATACTTCATCTACAACTAAGAATCTTCTATGCATTTTGTTGTATCCTACAGATATATCTCCAGATATTGTCCAGTTCAAGCTGTTGTTATCATCAAATGGAACTGATTTAAACAATCCAACTTTTCCTTGTAACATTTCTTCTTTAGAATTTCCAATATCTTTAAACTTAAATGTATTATTAACTATACCTGCATACCAACCTAATGTATCTCCCATTTTAACTGTTTCATCTTCATGAACATAAGCTACTCCATATGCATGGCTTCTGTAATCGATTACTCCAGCTGTATCTGTATTGTATTCTCCTCTAGTTCCAAATACTTTTACTTTATTTGAATCTTTAGATACAGTTTGCCATTCACTTCTTAAATAATTAAATTCTTTATTTAAGATATCTCCAGTTGCTTGTATTCTTTGTTGAACATTAGCATATTGGTGTCCCATCATTTCATCTGTTGCTTGTGCAAAAAGAACTTCTTCATTTTTACCAATGCTATTCAACTTAGTGAATACTTCTCTTTCTCTAGTTCCTAATGCTTCAACTCCATATCTTTGTTCTAATCCATCTAAGAAGTTGTATGTATCTGTTACTGCAACTGGTGTTGCTTTATTTGCAGCCCAAGCAGTGTAAGGAATTTTAACCATATAAATATTTGTCATTGTTCCATCAGCAGAATTTAGTGTAGGTGTTGCTAACCAAGTCAATCCTCCTGAATAAATATTCCAATCACTAACACCACTTGTTCTTATTGCATTATTATATGGATTTAAAATTTGTGGATCATTTATAACAATAGACTTACTATTAGTCATTTCAGTTGCTTCTGTTCCTATTATTAAATCTGCTTCTGAAGTTAGATTTCCTAATCCATTTATAGCATTTGTATAGTCTACTCCTGAAGTATTAACATAAAGTCCAATACTTGAAGCTGATACTGTTACAGGATTTCTTGCAAATGTATGTATATTTACTGGATTTTGTAAAACACCATTTATAGTAACTGTTGCACTTGTTGCTCCTTGTGGTGCATCTATTGCAGCTCCTCCTACAGCTTTTCCTGTTGGTGGTGTTGTGAAACTATAATCTGTATCAGTAGGGTCATTGCTTCCATTTACTGTTATATTTCCACGGTTAACAACAGTTCCTCCTTTTAAGTATACTCCTACTCCATTTGCACTATTAATTGTAATCGAACCACTGTTATTCAATGTAGAACCTTGTCCTAAGTAAACTCCTACTACATTATTGTAAGTTCCTGAACCTGTTGTAATATTACCAGTGTTTACTGCAGTTGCTCCATTGTCAGCATAAATTCCTGTTGTATTGTTTGCATTCAATACTATGTTATTATTATTTCTAGCTATACTTCCTGCTCCGCTTGCATACATTCCTAAACTATATTCACCATTTACATTTATTGTTCCATTATTTATTATATTTCCAGTATCTGTTGTACCATATCCAGCTGCCATTCCTATACTATATAGGTTTGATGATGGATTAGAAGCTCCTACTGTAATTGTTCCATTATTTGTAGCATTTCCTCCACGAATTGAATAGATACCTACATTTCCTTCACCTGTTCCAAAATTCATATTTCCAGTATTTGTTACAGTTCCAGCTGAATAAATACCATAGTTTCCACCATTTATTGAAGTTAGATTTGTTGAATTGTTTACAGTTCCAGTACTATCACTTGAATAAATATAAATGTTACCTGTTCCTAAATTTGCACTTCCTATTGTCGAATTAATTGTATTTCCAGTTCCTGCATTTGTTATTGCAACAGAAGAGTCACCTAAAGTAAATGTTGTTCCACTATTATTAATAGTTTGTCCACTTCCTACTGTATATACTCCTACTGCTTCATTTGCTCCTGTTACAATATTTCCACCAGTAAGATTGACATTTCCTGATTGAGAATATACTCCCACTCCTTTGTCTCCTACTGTAATTGTTCCACCTGTTACATCAGAAGCGTATCCAAACATAGCTATACCATTATTACCTACTGTAATTGTACCTGAATTGCTTGTAGTGTAATTTGTGGCTGTATTACTTCCATATAATCCAACACTTGAATCTCCTAAAGTAATTGTTCCTGTATTTCCTAAAGTAGTTCCTGCTGCAAGTGTAGCATCAGGTTTAAATAGTACTCCTACTGAACTTGTTCCAGTACTTGTTATTGTTCCTGCATTTGTTACACCTTGAGTTGTTGAACCTTCAGAATACATAGCTGTTGAGCTATTACCCATTGTTATAGTACCTGTATTTGTTAGAATACTGTCTGCTGTTCCATAAAGACCAGTTGATGTATCTCCTAAAGTAATAGTTCCTGTTGCATTATTATTAATAACTCCAAATTTAGCATACATTCCTGTTGAATTTGCACCACTAAGATTAATTGCTCCATTATTATTTAATGTAACAGCAGCTCTATTAGCTAATAAGTTTTCTTGTGCAATTGCAGTTTGTCCTGCTTGTGTACCTGTTATAGTATTACTATTATTGTTATCAATTGATGAATTTGAAATTTCAAGTTTATTATAATCATCATTAGTATCGTCAAGATTTACACTTTTATCTATAGTTAATTTACTTAAATATAGCATAAAAGGCTTGTAATTAGTATTT from Fusobacterium pseudoperiodonticum carries:
- a CDS encoding S8 family serine peptidase, producing the protein MKKEILKSKMMLIALSSILFVSCGGGGGGGGGASNLPVNPGTNPGTPRTIEDTFPTVDTGLDKSNMSALKTNLYAAQRSSGASIPNDNSAVDGNGVRVAVLDSNFVNAVRTTAEDKKGNSITPRRNENLTDIYTDIEIISPSQPYIEDAIPGTPISATKMEHGEEVLEVIGDLDYAPNNLATTLGSTNRANNKIGLIVGSIGWNYQYVDPENGSTKTRTGGILATKEIYDAAMAKFGSQSVKIFNQSFGSDDSYDSSKFRTYRGEGNLPLTFEQMNSGDQPNFMLPYFRDAVENKGGLFIWSAGNKANQNASVEAGFPYFDKRLEPGWISVVGVSAKKGSQYNVLDDLSKAGSEAAYWSISADEDGVLKITSISPPNGSIGSGSSYAAPRVTRAAALVYDKFDWMTADQIRQTLFTTTDKTELSQDPVTMSEANLRNVTMFPDSTYGWGMLNEKRALKGPGAFMDISKYGDTSIFKANLPAGKVSYFD
- a CDS encoding PhzF family phenazine biosynthesis protein, which produces MRIFVCDAFSSEIFKGNQAGVVILDEKENYPDENFMKNIAAELKHSETAFVKQIDNKTFKIKYFTPTDEVDLCGHATISVFSTLRSLKIIDPGKYIAETLAGNLEIIVDKDFIWMDMSLPKVEYIFNSDEIKELYSAFNLDLSQASKSLVPKIVNTGLSDIIIPIENKEVLDSFIMNKEKVIELSKKYNVVGAHLFSLDKEKNFTAFCRNIAPLVGIDEECATGTSNGALTHYLKEYNIISVKDINSFRQGEAMQRASTILSRYKEDGVTIQVGGNAVISFECKIY
- a CDS encoding AAA family ATPase, with translation MKRLAIGVSDFKKIIEGDFYYFDKTKFIEEIIKDGSEVKLFARPRRFGKTLNMSMLKYFFDIENREENKKIFKDLYIEKTEAFKEQGQYPVIFLSLKDLKASTWEEMEEKITIILSELFSEYNYLINELVETDSDKFKKIINENANLSNLGRSLKFLTKILYEKYNKKVVVLIDEYDSPLVSAYINGYYEKAKDFFKTFYSTVLKDNSYLQMGVLTGIIRVIKAGIFSDLNNLSTYTILSDVYTDSYGLTEEEVEKSLKYYGIEQEISNVKDWYDGYKFGDSEVYNPWSILNFLRFKELRAYWVDTSGNDLIKDVLKKITKNTIEALERLFNGEGLKQNISGTSDLSKLLSEDELWELMLFSGYLTVEEKIDHKNYVLRLPNKEIKELFRDTFLEKYFGRGSKLLYLMEALTENRIDEYEERLQEILLTSVSYNDTKKGNEAFYHGLIMGMGLYLEGEYITKSNIESGLGRYDFVIEPKNKTKRAFIMEFKATDSIENLEEISKEALRQIENKKYDVSLKQNGVKDITYLGIAFCGKQIKIEYK
- a CDS encoding ABC transporter ATP-binding protein; translated protein: MAMLEVKDLQVFYDNIQALKGISLEINEGEVVSIIGANGAGKTTTLQTISGLITPKSGSIIFEGKDLLKEKAHNICKLGIAQVPEGRRIFSQLAVKDNLKLGQFTIKDSAEKKEEDRANFYKVFPRMSERKNQLAGTLSGGEQQMLAMGRALMSRPKLLILDEPSMGLSPLFVKEIFEVIKQLKEKGTTILLVEQNAKMALSISDRAYVIETGEIVLEGNAKDLLHNDRVKKAYLGG
- a CDS encoding ABC transporter ATP-binding protein, yielding MENKKPLLVAKDISISFGALKAVDKFNLEIKSGELIGLIGPNGAGKTTVFNILTGVYNASSGEYTLDGEDVIKTSTSALVKKGLARTFQNIRLFKYLSVLDNVVAAYNFRMKYGIFTGMFRLPSFWKEEKLAKEKAMELLKIFDLDKYANMRAGNLPYGEQRKLEIARAMATEPKILLLDEPAAGMNPKETEDLMNTIKLIRDKFGIAVLLIEHDMKLVLGICERLVVLNYGQILASGDPQEVINNPKVVEAYLGKEEDE
- a CDS encoding branched-chain amino acid ABC transporter permease, producing MDKNKKLSYIATYAILLVLYFILFSLINSGFISRYQIGIIILILINVILAASLNITVGCLGQITLGHAGFMSIGAYTAALLTKSGFLSGYPGYIVALIVGGIVAGIIGFIIGIPALRLTGDYLAIITLAFGEIIRVLIEYFKFTGGAQGLTGIPRVNNFTLIYFITIFSVIFMYSIMTSRHGRAVLAIREDEIASGASGINTTYYKTFAFVLSAIFAGIAGGIYAHNLGILGAKQFDYNYSINILVMVVLGGMGSFTGSILSAIVLTILPEVLRSFAEYRMIVYPLILIIMMLFRPEGLLGRKEFQISKVISYFTNKSKRGEEDGK
- a CDS encoding branched-chain amino acid ABC transporter permease, which gives rise to MEFLLQIINGLQIGSIYALVSLGYTMVYGIAQLINFAHGDIIMIGAYVSLFSIPTLSSMGLPVWVSVIPAIIICAIVGCLTERIAYRPLRNSPRISNLITAIGVSLFLENVFMKVFTPNTRSFPKIFIQDSIKLGDSIQISFGAVVTIVVTVILSIALQLFMKKTKYGKAMIATSQDYAASALVGINVDRTIQLTFAIGSGLAAVAAVLYVSAYPQIQPLMGSMLGIKAFVAAVLGGIGILPGAVIGGFILGIVESLTRAYLSSQLADAFVFSILIIVLLFKPTGILGKNVKEKV